The following are from one region of the Anomaloglossus baeobatrachus isolate aAnoBae1 chromosome 1, aAnoBae1.hap1, whole genome shotgun sequence genome:
- the LOC142260642 gene encoding gastrula zinc finger protein XlCGF66.1-like, with protein MEKIFSLNLEIIFHLTGEDYTVVKTSSDRCQAPVSEGRGGTLSPIPGPPPHPRIHEDVNDQKMLELTNKMIELLTGEVPIRCQDVTVYFSMEEWEYLEGHKERYKEVMMEEPQPRTSPGLSSTRTTPERCPAPPPPPQDPQVDGDLPYEV; from the exons ATGGAGAAGATATTCAGCCTGAAtctggagataatcttccatcttactggagag gattacacagtagtgaagacctctagtgatcgctgtcaggcccctgtgtctgaaggacggggaggaaccctgagcccaatcccggggcctccacctcacccccggatacatgaggacgTCAATGACCAGAAGATGCTAGAACTGACCAACaaaatgattgagctgctgactggagag gttcctataaggtgtcaggacgtcaccgtctatttctccatggaggagtgggagtatctagaaggacacaaggagcggtacaaggaggtgatgatggaggagccccagccccgcacatcaccag gtctctccagtacgaggacgaccccagagagatgtcccgctcctcctcctcctccacaggatcctcaggtagatggagatctcccctatgaggtgtag